The Muricauda sp. SCSIO 65647 genome includes a region encoding these proteins:
- a CDS encoding NAD(P)-dependent oxidoreductase translates to MKFGIIRECKNPPDKRVVLPPALCQTVIEKYPKAQIIVKPSSVRAFADQEYRDIGVEVANKMAECDVLLGVKEVPIKDLIPNKKYFFFSHTIKKQPYNRDLLRAILEKNIELYDHEVITSLKGIRLVAFGRYAGIVGAYNGVRAYGLKSGRFELPKAETLKDQQALIAELQKIKLPNIKVLLTGKGRVGSGAKEMLDGMNLKKVTVDEFLHQTFDEPVYCQIDASEYNKRKDGVRGNKADFFANPEEYRSDFFRFAKVTDLYIAGHFYGDGAPYLYTREDVKHLEFNIKVVADISCDIDGPVATTIRASTIAKPIYGYHPQKEKEVDYLKPEAIAVMAVDNLPAELPRDASNGFGEAFSKHVIPAFFNGDKDGILKRSQMTKNGKLTKNYKYLQDYVDGKE, encoded by the coding sequence ATGAAATTCGGAATCATTCGAGAATGCAAGAACCCACCTGACAAAAGGGTGGTCTTGCCTCCAGCACTTTGCCAAACTGTCATTGAAAAATACCCAAAAGCGCAAATAATTGTAAAGCCCTCTTCCGTAAGGGCTTTTGCAGATCAGGAATACCGAGACATAGGTGTCGAAGTGGCCAATAAAATGGCAGAATGTGATGTGCTCTTAGGGGTCAAGGAAGTGCCCATTAAAGACCTGATTCCAAATAAAAAGTACTTTTTCTTTTCACATACGATCAAGAAACAGCCCTATAACCGAGACCTACTGCGGGCCATACTTGAGAAGAACATTGAGCTATATGATCATGAGGTGATCACAAGCCTCAAGGGCATTCGACTGGTCGCTTTTGGCCGCTATGCAGGAATTGTAGGTGCTTATAACGGGGTGCGGGCTTATGGGCTCAAATCTGGCCGCTTTGAATTGCCAAAGGCAGAGACCTTGAAAGATCAACAGGCTTTGATTGCTGAACTTCAAAAGATTAAATTGCCCAATATCAAGGTATTGCTCACCGGTAAGGGTAGGGTCGGTAGCGGTGCAAAAGAAATGCTCGATGGCATGAACCTAAAAAAGGTAACGGTCGATGAGTTTTTGCACCAGACCTTTGATGAACCGGTCTATTGCCAAATCGATGCTTCTGAATACAACAAACGAAAAGATGGGGTTCGGGGCAACAAAGCTGATTTTTTTGCCAATCCAGAAGAATACCGTTCTGATTTCTTCAGGTTTGCCAAAGTGACCGATCTATATATCGCGGGCCATTTCTATGGAGATGGCGCCCCATATCTATACACTAGGGAAGATGTAAAGCATCTTGAGTTCAATATCAAAGTTGTTGCAGATATCAGTTGTGATATTGACGGGCCAGTGGCAACCACCATTAGGGCTTCAACCATAGCAAAACCTATCTATGGGTACCATCCACAAAAAGAAAAAGAAGTTGATTATTTGAAGCCAGAAGCGATTGCGGTGATGGCGGTCGATAATCTGCCCGCTGAATTGCCACGGGATGCCAGCAATGGTTTTGGAGAGGCCTTTTCAAAACATGTGATCCCCGCTTTTTTTAATGGAGACAAGGATGGCATCCTCAAGCGGTCCCAAATGACCAAAAATGGCAAGCTCACCAAAAATTACAAGTACCTTCAAGATTATGTTGATGGCAAGGAGTGA
- a CDS encoding Sb-PDE family phosphodiesterase, translating to MKDTTLILALLLCFSLSAQNHSHTGSGAIFFPDIPGYKTLKADLHQHTVFSDGYVWPTIRVMEALRDSLDVISLTEHLEYQPHKVDIPHPDRNRSYELALQEAKEHDLMIINGSEITRSAPVGHSNAVFITDANELLHDKPEDAFSAAREQGAFVFWNHPAWYPQSETGNPILSDFQKERMKNGELHGIEVINMVDYSEEALALALEHNLTIMATSDIHGLIDWDYHEKGHARPVTLVFAKERSVESLKEALFAGRTVATYDNLLVGKEEFLNPLIKASVEIMKVGYIGNTSVLEVKLKNSSSNKLIFENAMDFSFYNHSPVFEIESGETITLQIKTLEKRKHIDLKLKALKAYSAPKKQQVVDWKIPIE from the coding sequence ATGAAAGACACCACGCTTATTTTGGCTTTGTTGCTTTGTTTTTCGCTAAGTGCCCAGAATCATTCACATACTGGCTCTGGGGCCATATTTTTTCCAGATATACCGGGGTACAAAACCTTAAAGGCCGACTTGCACCAGCACACTGTTTTTTCTGATGGATATGTCTGGCCGACCATTCGCGTTATGGAAGCCCTTCGAGATAGCCTTGATGTCATTTCGCTGACCGAACATTTAGAATACCAACCCCATAAAGTGGATATTCCGCATCCTGACAGGAACCGTTCGTACGAATTGGCCCTTCAAGAGGCAAAAGAGCATGATCTGATGATTATAAACGGTTCTGAGATTACCCGTTCGGCGCCTGTTGGGCATAGCAATGCCGTTTTTATAACAGATGCCAATGAACTCTTGCACGACAAGCCCGAAGATGCCTTTTCAGCTGCTAGAGAACAAGGGGCCTTTGTGTTTTGGAACCATCCGGCATGGTATCCCCAATCAGAAACAGGCAATCCGATTTTAAGCGATTTTCAAAAGGAAAGAATGAAAAATGGAGAACTTCATGGTATCGAGGTCATCAACATGGTCGATTATTCTGAAGAGGCCCTCGCCTTGGCCCTGGAACACAATTTGACCATTATGGCCACCAGCGATATTCACGGACTTATCGACTGGGACTATCATGAAAAAGGCCATGCCCGCCCCGTTACTTTGGTCTTTGCCAAAGAAAGAAGCGTTGAAAGCCTCAAGGAAGCCCTTTTTGCAGGCAGAACCGTGGCCACCTACGACAATCTCCTGGTAGGAAAAGAGGAATTTTTGAATCCGCTGATCAAAGCAAGTGTCGAAATAATGAAAGTTGGGTATATCGGAAACACCTCAGTTCTTGAAGTGAAGCTGAAAAATAGCTCAAGCAACAAATTGATTTTTGAAAATGCCATGGACTTTTCATTCTACAACCATTCACCTGTTTTTGAAATCGAAAGTGGTGAGACGATTACCCTACAAATCAAAACGCTTGAAAAACGGAAACATATCGATTTGAAGTTAAAGGCCCTGAAGGCCTATTCTGCCCCAAAAAAACAACAGGTCGTAGATTGGAAGATACCGATTGAATAG
- a CDS encoding DUF1801 domain-containing protein produces the protein MNPAEDYILSQDEPFKSILLQLQVVIEGLFPEIELKYKYRIPFYYFKKTPFCYLNVPRGKKYVDVGFWASAHLTKHLGHMVTEKRKVLRSLRYRSPEEIDEKILTEILHDAYAVKEKGFWKN, from the coding sequence ATGAACCCAGCAGAAGACTACATACTTTCACAAGACGAGCCCTTTAAAAGTATTTTGTTGCAGCTTCAGGTGGTCATCGAAGGGCTGTTTCCTGAAATAGAGTTGAAATATAAATACAGAATACCCTTCTATTATTTCAAAAAGACACCTTTCTGCTACCTCAATGTGCCCAGGGGCAAAAAATATGTCGATGTCGGTTTTTGGGCCTCTGCACATTTGACGAAGCATCTAGGGCATATGGTCACTGAAAAACGTAAGGTGTTGCGGTCATTGCGCTATCGTTCACCTGAAGAAATCGATGAAAAAATCTTGACCGAGATATTGCATGATGCCTATGCTGTAAAAGAAAAGGGGTTTTGGAAGAACTAA
- the kdsA gene encoding 3-deoxy-8-phosphooctulonate synthase translates to MDLSHIPQLKHSNGNNFFLLSGPCAIEGEEMALRIAEHIVEVTDKLRIPYVFKGSFKKANRSRVDSFTGIGDEKALKILRKVSETFKVPTVTDIHVPEDAKMAAEYVDVLQIPAFLVRQTDLVVAAAETNKVVNLKKGQFMSPESMKHAVKKVIETGNEQAMITERGSMFGYQDMIVDFRGIPTMQQYAPVVLDVTHSLQQPNQASGVTGGRPALIGTMARAGIATGVDGIFMETHFDPANAKSDGANMLDLSLLEKLLTDLVALRKVVNEMS, encoded by the coding sequence ATGGATTTATCCCATATTCCCCAACTCAAACATTCTAATGGCAACAATTTCTTTTTGCTCTCTGGCCCCTGTGCCATTGAGGGCGAAGAAATGGCCCTACGTATCGCCGAGCATATTGTCGAGGTGACTGATAAGCTGAGAATTCCCTATGTGTTCAAAGGAAGTTTTAAAAAAGCGAACCGAAGCCGTGTGGATTCATTTACAGGAATTGGCGATGAAAAGGCACTGAAAATCTTAAGAAAAGTATCGGAAACCTTTAAGGTGCCCACTGTCACCGATATTCATGTGCCAGAAGATGCAAAAATGGCGGCCGAATATGTCGATGTGCTTCAGATACCCGCCTTTTTGGTACGACAGACCGACTTGGTCGTCGCAGCCGCCGAAACGAACAAAGTGGTCAACCTCAAAAAAGGGCAGTTCATGAGCCCTGAAAGCATGAAGCATGCCGTAAAAAAAGTGATTGAAACTGGCAATGAACAGGCCATGATCACCGAGCGAGGGTCAATGTTCGGGTATCAAGACATGATCGTTGATTTTCGCGGAATTCCCACTATGCAACAATATGCACCGGTCGTACTCGATGTGACCCATTCATTGCAACAGCCCAACCAAGCCTCAGGGGTAACAGGCGGTCGCCCGGCACTTATCGGCACCATGGCCCGGGCAGGTATCGCCACCGGTGTGGATGGTATTTTTATGGAAACCCACTTTGACCCGGCCAACGCCAAAAGCGATGGGGCCAATATGCTCGATTTGAGCTTGCTGGAAAAATTGTTGACTGACTTGGTAGCGTTACGTAAAGTGGTGAACGAAATGAGTTAG
- the typA gene encoding translational GTPase TypA yields the protein MQTIKNIAIIAHVDHGKTTLVDKIMYHCRLFRENENKGDLILDNNDLERERGITIVSKNVSVVYKDTKINIIDTPGHADFGGEVERVLNMADGVLLLVDAFEGPMPQTRFVLQKAIDLGLKPCVVINKVDKENCTPEEVHEKVFDLMFELGAEEWQLDFPVVYGSAKNNWMGEDWKTPTDSIAPLLDMVIEHIPEFKPETGSTQMLITSLDFSSYTGRIAIGRLQRGTLSEGQNVSLVKRNGDIVKSKIKELFVFEGLGRKKVETVAVGDICAIVGMEAFEIGDTVADFENPEKLRTIAIDEPTMSMLFTINDSPFFGKDGKFVTSRHLKERLERELEKNLALRVEETDSADKFMVYGRGVLHLSVLIETMRREGYELQIGQPQVIIKEIDGVKCEPFEQMTIDLPEGVSGKAVEMVSIRKGEMVSMEAKGSRMLCEFIIPSRGIIGLRNQLLTATAGEAIMAHRFLEYQPMKGEISQRINGSLVSMENGTAIPYSIDKLQERGKFFIDPGEEIYEGQVIGENSRQDDMVVNVTKTKKLTNVRAAGSDDKSRIVPAIKFSLEEALEYIQKDELVEVTPNHIRLRKIQLKEVDRKRSKAV from the coding sequence ATGCAAACAATAAAGAATATCGCCATCATAGCCCATGTTGACCATGGCAAGACCACCTTGGTCGATAAGATCATGTACCATTGCCGTCTGTTTCGTGAGAACGAGAACAAGGGTGATCTGATTCTCGACAACAATGACCTTGAACGTGAACGGGGTATCACCATCGTGTCAAAAAACGTATCGGTGGTATACAAAGACACCAAGATCAATATCATCGATACCCCGGGCCACGCCGATTTTGGGGGCGAGGTAGAACGGGTGCTGAACATGGCCGATGGCGTGCTGCTATTGGTCGATGCCTTTGAAGGCCCAATGCCACAGACGCGTTTTGTATTGCAAAAGGCCATTGATTTGGGCCTGAAGCCCTGCGTCGTCATCAATAAGGTAGATAAAGAAAACTGTACCCCTGAAGAAGTGCACGAAAAGGTTTTTGACCTGATGTTCGAATTGGGAGCAGAAGAATGGCAACTTGATTTTCCGGTGGTGTACGGCTCGGCCAAGAACAATTGGATGGGCGAAGATTGGAAAACACCTACCGACTCAATAGCGCCATTGTTGGATATGGTCATAGAGCACATTCCTGAATTCAAGCCAGAAACGGGCAGCACACAAATGCTGATCACTTCCCTTGATTTTTCTTCGTATACGGGGCGTATCGCCATTGGGCGCCTGCAACGGGGAACGTTGAGCGAAGGCCAGAATGTTTCTTTGGTCAAAAGAAATGGGGACATTGTAAAATCTAAAATCAAAGAGCTCTTTGTTTTTGAGGGATTGGGGCGAAAAAAGGTCGAAACCGTTGCCGTAGGTGATATTTGTGCCATAGTGGGTATGGAAGCCTTTGAAATCGGTGATACGGTGGCCGATTTTGAAAATCCCGAAAAATTACGGACGATCGCCATTGACGAACCGACCATGAGTATGCTCTTCACTATCAATGACAGTCCGTTTTTCGGCAAAGATGGCAAGTTTGTTACCTCACGCCATCTAAAAGAACGTTTAGAGCGGGAGCTGGAGAAAAACTTGGCCCTTAGGGTCGAGGAAACCGATAGCGCCGATAAGTTCATGGTATATGGGCGGGGCGTGCTGCATCTCTCGGTATTGATCGAGACCATGCGCCGCGAGGGCTATGAATTACAGATAGGACAACCACAGGTCATCATCAAAGAAATCGACGGGGTAAAATGTGAGCCGTTCGAACAAATGACCATTGATTTACCAGAAGGGGTTTCCGGCAAGGCGGTGGAGATGGTCTCTATCAGAAAAGGAGAAATGGTGAGTATGGAAGCCAAGGGTTCACGAATGCTCTGTGAGTTCATCATTCCGTCAAGGGGTATTATTGGTTTGCGGAACCAATTGTTGACGGCAACTGCTGGCGAGGCCATCATGGCCCATCGATTTTTGGAATACCAACCCATGAAGGGTGAGATTTCGCAGCGGATCAATGGTTCGTTGGTCTCTATGGAAAATGGTACGGCGATACCCTATTCCATAGACAAATTGCAAGAACGTGGCAAATTCTTTATCGATCCCGGTGAGGAAATTTATGAGGGACAAGTAATCGGTGAGAACTCACGTCAAGATGATATGGTGGTCAACGTCACCAAGACAAAAAAACTGACCAATGTTCGGGCCGCTGGCTCAGATGATAAGTCGCGAATCGTACCGGCCATCAAATTTTCATTGGAAGAAGCCTTGGAATATATTCAAAAAGATGAGTTGGTCGAAGTGACTCCCAATCATATTAGGCTGCGAAAAATACAGTTAAAAGAGGTCGATAGAAAACGTAGCAAAGCGGTTTAG
- the ppgK gene encoding polyphosphate--glucose phosphotransferase, translating into MELLGIDIGGSGIKGALVNSDTGELLTERHRIPTPESRKPKAMAEVVAQLVEHFDYKGPVGCGFPTIVKNGVCISKGNLHKSWVGVNVDELFSQATGQPFTVVNDADAAGYASMNYGVGRGKDGFVIMITVGTGLGSGAFYNGKLIPNFELGQIPYKKYRKIEDWAASSAMEREGLSYERWGKRFNKFLTFVELLVSPDLIIIGGGISKKWNQYSHLIDVETHVVKAELMNHAGIIGAAVSCLREHHHQEV; encoded by the coding sequence ATGGAACTTTTAGGAATCGATATCGGTGGCTCAGGAATCAAGGGTGCCTTGGTAAACAGTGATACTGGTGAACTTCTTACCGAAAGACATAGAATACCCACTCCCGAATCACGAAAACCCAAGGCCATGGCCGAGGTGGTGGCACAACTTGTCGAACACTTTGACTACAAGGGGCCCGTGGGTTGTGGTTTCCCTACCATCGTCAAAAACGGAGTCTGTATTTCAAAGGGAAATCTTCACAAGAGCTGGGTAGGGGTCAATGTTGATGAACTGTTCAGCCAAGCTACCGGACAACCCTTTACCGTTGTGAACGATGCCGATGCCGCGGGCTATGCATCGATGAACTATGGTGTGGGAAGAGGAAAAGATGGTTTTGTCATCATGATCACCGTAGGTACCGGTCTGGGCAGTGGGGCCTTCTACAACGGAAAATTGATCCCGAATTTCGAATTGGGGCAAATCCCCTATAAAAAATATAGAAAGATTGAAGATTGGGCAGCAAGTTCTGCAATGGAACGCGAGGGCCTATCGTATGAAAGGTGGGGCAAGCGCTTTAACAAATTTTTGACCTTCGTCGAGCTTTTGGTTTCTCCCGATCTGATTATTATCGGCGGGGGAATTTCAAAGAAATGGAATCAGTACAGCCATTTGATCGATGTAGAGACCCATGTAGTCAAAGCCGAACTCATGAACCATGCAGGCATCATCGGTGCTGCCGTTTCTTGTTTACGGGAACACCACCATCAAGAAGTCTAA
- a CDS encoding DeoR/GlpR family DNA-binding transcription regulator, whose amino-acid sequence MDKKKRHHIILNEVHIHNRVLLTDLSSMLNVSVDTVRRDVKELDSLKKLRKVHGGAISNGFNVYSDRSREIYELGSKSTIAQKGISLLKKGDVILISGGSTNIELVKLLPKKLDLTFFTPSLPMAIELINNTSERYEVYLIGGKLSRRSQLATGGSSINILSEIKADICFLGTGYIDIQKGITEVDWEIAQMKKAMIRASKKTVSLTISEKLNTSNRYKICDINTIDTLVTELDPKCENLEEYRKANINIL is encoded by the coding sequence ATGGATAAAAAGAAAAGGCATCATATCATTCTCAATGAAGTACATATACACAATAGGGTGCTATTGACCGATTTGTCGAGTATGCTCAATGTCTCTGTTGATACGGTACGAAGAGATGTCAAAGAGCTCGATTCTTTAAAAAAGCTCAGAAAGGTACATGGGGGTGCCATTTCAAACGGATTCAATGTGTATTCTGACCGATCAAGGGAAATCTATGAACTGGGCAGCAAATCGACGATAGCCCAAAAGGGCATATCATTATTGAAAAAAGGAGATGTTATATTGATAAGTGGCGGATCGACCAACATTGAATTGGTAAAACTGCTTCCCAAAAAGCTTGACCTGACTTTCTTCACCCCGAGTTTGCCCATGGCCATTGAATTGATCAACAACACTTCTGAGCGCTATGAGGTATATCTTATCGGTGGCAAGCTTTCAAGAAGATCGCAATTGGCCACCGGTGGCAGTTCAATAAATATCTTGTCAGAAATCAAGGCCGATATTTGCTTTTTGGGTACAGGCTATATCGATATTCAAAAAGGTATCACCGAGGTGGATTGGGAAATCGCCCAAATGAAAAAAGCGATGATACGGGCTTCCAAAAAAACGGTCTCCCTTACCATATCAGAAAAATTGAACACTTCAAACCGCTACAAAATCTGTGACATCAACACCATCGATACCTTGGTAACAGAACTGGATCCCAAATGTGAGAATCTTGAAGAGTATCGAAAAGCAAATATCAACATACTTTAG
- a CDS encoding SusC/RagA family TonB-linked outer membrane protein, whose amino-acid sequence MKKAQYRLLFLFMILFAHISFAQSVTISGTVSDSEGQPLPGASVFIKGTSIGGVTDFDGNFSFVADDTASKTLVISYIGFKSQEIALTGQDQQLNVTLAEDSNNLDEVIVVGSSLTQERKKLGNAITTVKAVELTKVAPPNVITSLQGKVPGAQITQNSGDPAGGFSIRLRGVSTIQGSSEPLYVVDGVVVSNLTTNVTNLNVPAGDASPGQNRMVDINPNDIDNINLLNGAAAAAIYGSRASNGVVIITTKKGRYTEDGPEMFFKSTFNVNTVRKKLDLNLRGEEFETIANSPLTGRLWPIFGFNPDTGDLTPFRFLSSNKFNTTRYDYQDDIFQTGLGTDNYFSISDGNEKMNYHASIGYLANEGIIRNTNYQRLSARVNFSHKIADWISYDLGLYFANSNSDEKPDGNVFWSPINSVNITNNVFDLSQRDSNGNLLAVEQTRVNPLSIIETFDITQKVNHFIPSLHVRINPIENLTIDQILGVDTYNQEGNIFIPIYPYENVNPAYFNLGYRGEAEAKVFNWNYDINVTYDWDISSKLNSQTTAGYNFQASELEFDGTQGRDLDASGDPTVPLQTQPIDSNLDIFGVFLQETLSYDDKLFLTLAGRIDGATNFDVDNRTNFYPKISGSYLISNEPFWSENSFINSARLRASYGEAGNLTAIGPYARFGSYTSIDFLSDITLQQNNRLGNEDLVPERTKEFEIGADLSFFDNRAGLLFSYYSQNIEDLIVSRVLAPSIGGASRIENVGTMENKGIEIFARVTPIKTQDLTWNVTANFSRNRNEVIETIGGDITIANVAGAPPVVQEGQPLGVFFGTYFARDDSGDLILTDSSTEGVPAGVPQVERGDLATGQPQRDANGQPTGDVLRRVIGDPNPDYILGFGTDLTYKNFSFSMLWESVQGVDIFDADKRTRQGVGLGRLAEQELTGELPRGYIASIYPIEEFRMEDGSFVKLRELAFTYEFPSLFNDRLKNTRVSLIGRNLISFDDFFSYDPETNAGGQSNLLRAVNFGNVPIPATFALSVSTNF is encoded by the coding sequence ATGAAAAAAGCACAGTACCGGCTGCTGTTTCTGTTTATGATTTTATTTGCGCATATATCTTTTGCGCAATCGGTCACGATTTCAGGAACGGTCAGCGACAGTGAAGGCCAGCCATTACCAGGGGCAAGTGTCTTCATCAAGGGCACTTCCATTGGAGGTGTGACCGATTTTGATGGGAATTTCAGTTTTGTGGCAGATGATACGGCCAGCAAAACGCTCGTCATCAGTTATATTGGCTTTAAGAGCCAAGAGATAGCGCTTACCGGGCAAGACCAACAGTTGAATGTAACATTGGCCGAAGATTCCAACAATTTGGATGAGGTAATTGTTGTGGGATCCTCGTTGACCCAAGAGCGCAAGAAATTGGGCAACGCCATTACGACCGTCAAGGCGGTTGAATTGACCAAAGTGGCCCCTCCAAACGTTATTACCTCCTTACAGGGTAAAGTACCCGGCGCACAGATAACACAAAACTCAGGTGATCCTGCCGGGGGATTTTCCATTCGCCTGAGGGGGGTGAGTACCATACAAGGGTCTTCTGAGCCCCTTTACGTAGTTGATGGGGTCGTGGTCAGTAACCTTACGACCAATGTGACCAATCTAAATGTTCCTGCCGGGGATGCCAGTCCGGGGCAAAACAGAATGGTCGACATCAACCCGAACGACATCGATAACATAAACTTGCTCAATGGCGCGGCAGCGGCAGCCATTTACGGTTCGCGGGCGTCAAACGGAGTGGTGATCATTACCACCAAAAAAGGAAGGTATACCGAAGATGGTCCTGAAATGTTTTTTAAGAGTACCTTCAACGTAAATACCGTTCGAAAAAAACTGGATCTTAACTTGAGGGGTGAAGAATTTGAGACCATCGCCAACAGCCCACTTACGGGAAGGCTATGGCCCATCTTTGGTTTTAACCCCGATACGGGCGACCTGACCCCCTTTAGGTTCCTCTCTTCAAACAAGTTCAATACGACCAGGTACGATTATCAAGATGATATCTTTCAAACAGGTTTAGGCACCGACAACTATTTCTCAATTAGCGATGGCAATGAAAAAATGAATTACCATGCTTCCATTGGCTATTTGGCCAACGAGGGAATTATTAGGAACACCAATTACCAACGCCTGTCTGCACGTGTTAATTTTTCTCACAAGATAGCCGACTGGATCTCTTATGACCTTGGCCTTTACTTTGCCAATAGCAATTCAGACGAGAAACCTGACGGCAATGTATTTTGGAGCCCGATAAATTCGGTGAACATTACCAATAATGTTTTTGACCTATCGCAAAGAGATTCCAATGGAAACCTGTTGGCAGTTGAGCAAACCAGGGTAAATCCGTTGAGCATTATTGAAACCTTTGACATCACGCAAAAGGTGAACCACTTCATTCCGAGTCTTCACGTGAGGATCAACCCAATCGAAAACCTTACTATCGATCAGATTTTGGGTGTTGACACCTATAACCAAGAAGGCAATATTTTTATCCCGATATATCCCTACGAAAATGTGAATCCGGCCTATTTCAATTTAGGATATAGGGGAGAGGCCGAAGCCAAGGTGTTCAATTGGAATTATGATATCAATGTTACCTATGACTGGGACATATCTTCAAAACTGAATTCACAGACCACGGCCGGATACAACTTTCAGGCCAGTGAGCTGGAGTTTGACGGAACCCAAGGAAGGGATTTGGACGCTTCTGGCGACCCTACCGTACCTTTGCAAACACAGCCTATTGATTCAAACCTTGATATTTTTGGTGTCTTTTTGCAAGAGACGTTATCATACGATGACAAACTATTCCTAACCTTGGCGGGAAGGATAGATGGTGCGACCAACTTCGATGTTGATAACCGAACAAACTTCTATCCTAAAATATCCGGCTCCTACCTGATATCCAATGAGCCCTTTTGGTCTGAAAACAGCTTTATAAACTCAGCGAGATTAAGGGCCTCATATGGTGAGGCGGGTAACCTGACTGCAATCGGACCGTATGCGAGATTTGGAAGTTATACGTCCATCGACTTTTTGAGCGATATCACCTTACAGCAGAACAACCGCTTGGGCAACGAAGATTTGGTTCCCGAACGCACCAAAGAATTTGAGATAGGTGCGGATCTGAGCTTTTTTGATAATCGGGCAGGATTACTGTTCTCATATTATAGCCAAAACATTGAAGACCTGATTGTCAGTAGGGTGTTGGCGCCATCAATTGGTGGTGCATCGCGTATCGAAAATGTAGGTACCATGGAAAACAAGGGTATAGAGATTTTCGCAAGGGTGACCCCAATAAAAACACAGGATTTGACCTGGAACGTAACGGCCAATTTCAGTAGAAACCGAAACGAGGTCATAGAGACCATCGGAGGCGATATTACTATTGCCAACGTCGCTGGGGCACCGCCGGTAGTGCAAGAAGGACAGCCATTGGGGGTATTCTTCGGAACGTATTTTGCACGGGACGATAGTGGAGATTTGATCTTGACCGATTCTTCAACCGAAGGGGTTCCTGCAGGTGTTCCCCAGGTAGAACGGGGTGATTTGGCTACAGGCCAGCCACAACGTGATGCAAACGGCCAACCTACGGGTGATGTACTGCGAAGGGTGATAGGCGATCCAAATCCTGATTACATTTTAGGGTTTGGCACAGATCTTACCTATAAGAACTTCTCGTTTTCAATGCTTTGGGAGTCAGTACAGGGTGTTGACATTTTCGATGCAGATAAGCGAACCCGACAAGGGGTCGGTCTAGGTAGGCTCGCCGAGCAAGAGCTTACGGGAGAGCTTCCCAGGGGTTATATTGCAAGTATTTACCCCATTGAGGAATTCAGGATGGAAGACGGTTCATTTGTCAAACTCAGGGAACTGGCCTTTACGTACGAGTTTCCATCCTTATTCAATGATAGGTTAAAAAATACAAGGGTTTCCTTGATCGGAAGGAACTTGATTTCATTCGATGATTTCTTCAGCTATGATCCCGAGACCAATGCCGGAGGTCAGTCGAACCTGCTCAGGGCAGTGAATTTTGGTAATGTTCCCATTCCTGCCACTTTTGCCCTATCTGTAAGTACTAACTTTTAA